GAGTGCCGACCATGTACCACCGGCTGGCCGAATCCCTGGAATCCGATCCGGAGTTGACGAAGGCTCTGGCGGGTGCACGGCTGCTGGTCTCCGGCTCGGCGGCGCTGCCGCTGTACGACCACGAGCGGATCACGGCGGGCACGGGGCGGCAGGTCGTCGAGCGCTACGGGATGACCGAGACCCTGATGAACACGAGCGTCCCGGTCGGGGGCGGTACGCGTCCCGGTTCGGTCGGCGTACCCCTGCGCGGTGTCGGGTTGCGGCTGGTGGAGGAGGACGGCTCCGAGATCACGGCGTACGACGGCGAGACGGTCGGGGAGATCCAGGTGCGGGGGCCGAATCTGTTCACCGGCTATCTCAACCGGCCGGACGCGACGGCGGCGGCGTTCGACGGGGAGTGGTTCCGTACCGGCGACATGGCCGCACGGGACGCGGACGGCCATGTGCGGATCGTGGGGCGCAAGGCGACCGACCTGATCAAGAGCGGCGGCTACAAGATCGGGGCCGGAGAGATCGAGAACGCTCTGCTGGACCATCCGGATGTCCGGGAGGTCGCGGTGACCGGTGAGCCGGACCCCGACCTGGGTGAACGGGTGGTGGCGTGGGTGGTGGCGGCGGATCCCGGGCGTCCGCCGTCGACCGAGGCGCTCGCGGACCATGTCGCCACTCAACTCGCCCCGCACAAGCGGCCCCGTACGGTCCGCTATCTGGAGAGCCTGCCGCGGAACGACATGGGCAAGATCATGAAGCGGGCGCTGACGCATGACTGACGGGCTGACCGCACGGGCGGCGATCGCATTGGTGGCCGAGGAGTTCGCGGAGTTCGAACGGTCTGACGGGCCCAAGGGATCCGCACGGCCAGAGGAGTCCGAAGCATCCGTATGGTCCGAGACCCCGCAGCGAACGGGTGCTCCCGCCGGCACGGCTGCCGCACAGCCGGCTGACGGGCCGATCGGCTGGGACGGCTATGGCGCCTCGCGAGCCAGGGCCGCGGCCCGCAGCGGCGAACAGGAGTCGGTCGTCTGGGGTGTGGCGCGGATCGGTGAGCGCCGTGCCGTGGTGGTGTCCTTCGAGTTCCGCTTCATGGGCGGCTCGCTGGGCGAACGGACCGGGGACCGACTGGAGGCTGCGTACGCGCACGCGCGCGCCGAGCGCCTGCCCCTCGTGTCGCTGATCGCCACCGGTGGCAGCCGGATGCAGGAGGGCATGATCGCCCTCACCCAGCTCCAGCGGGTGGCACGCGCCGCCGCCCTGACCCGTGCGGCCGGCCTGCCCCAGATCGCTGTGCTCCGGGACCCCACCACGGGCGGCGGCTGGGCCACGCTGGGGGCGGGCGCGGACGTGATCCTGGCGCTGCCCGGCGCCCAGATCGGCTTCGCCGGTTCACGGGTCAGGCCGCAGGGCGCCGACCCGTCCGCGTACACGGCGACGGGTCAGCTGGCCGCCGGCCAGATCGACGCGATCGTCCGACGGGAGGAGCTGCGCGAGACGCTGGCGTCGTGGCTCGTGCTACTGACGGGCGGGGCCGGGTCAGCGCCGCCGCCGGCCGACGCACCCGCGCCGCCGCTCGCGCTCGGCAGCCAGGATCCGGCACCCACCGGCTGGGGCGCCGTCCAGTTGGCTCGCTCCGCACGACGCCCGCGCGCCCAGGCGTATCTCGACACGCACTTCGGCTCGCGGCTCGACATCCAGGGCGACCGGTGCGGCGGCACGGACCCCGGGATGCTGTGCGGCTTCGGACTGCGGGAGGGCCGGACGGTGGCCTACGCAGCGCAGGCGGGGACGGCGACCCGGCCCGCCGGCTACCGGACCGCCGCACGGCTGATACGGCTCGCGGACCGGCTCGGGATTCCCGTGCTGACGCTGGTGGACACCCCAGGGGCCGCGAACGACGCGGAGGCCGAGCGCGAGGGTGCGGGGGCGGCCATCGCCGAGGCCTTCGCGGCGATAGCGGAGGCCCGGGTCCCGGTGACCACGCTGGTGATCGGCGAGGGCGGCTCGGGCGGAGCACTGGCGCTGGCCGCTCCGGGCAACACCTGGACCACGCCGGACGGCTACTTCTCGGTGATCGCGCCCGAGCTCGCCGCGGCGATCCTCAAACGAGGGCCGGGCGAGGCGGCCGCCACGGCGGACCAGCTGCGGCTACGGCCCCAGGACCTGGTGGAGCTGGGGCTGGTGCGGGGGATCGTGAGTTCCGGAGGCGGCGCAGCGAAGCAGCCATGAATTCCATCACAGTGATACGAATAACCAATATCGGAAATATCGCCCCCATCTCCACGAACCCATGACTCCTTTTGTTTGGTTTCATCACAGTTCATTGCCATTTTCGGGTGGCAAAATGATCAACTTCGCCCGGGAAACCCGGTGAGGTCGACCTTCCCTGAGCAGCCCGCCCTCTGGTACACGTGACAGTCCCCGAAAGCACCACCGGAAGTCACGCCATGGACCAGGACCCCACCCCTGACCACATATCCTTCTCGATCGATCTGACCTTCGAAGAGGCCAGGCGGCGAGCCGAGGTCGTGGCCGCTCTCGGGCCCGACTGGGATCCCATGGCAGCGCTGCGGGACGAGGAGGCGGCGTACTCCCTCCTCTACTCCGGGCTCGATGCCGAGCAGCAGCGCACCTACGAAGCGCTCGTCGCGGCGGGTGTGCTGCCCGAGAACCCCCGACGGCCCGGAGGGGAGCCCGGCCGTGCGGCTTCCCATTGATCCGCAGGCGGACATCGCCCGGCGCGCCTGGGTGCCCTGCCCGCGCTGCGACGACTCCCGCGACTGCGCGCCCTGCGCGGAGCGGCGCAACTGCCGCGACCACTGGCGCTATCTGATCTCCAACCAGGGCGCGGTCGTCCACCTCCAGTGCCCCGGATGCACTCACATGTGGTCGCTGGACACCCGCCGCGATGGAGGCGCCCGCCCGCGCTGAACCCGTCACGCCGGTGACGCGACACGGCCACATGGAGGACATGACCTCGGCGAAATCCGCGCTCGCCGGATGTCGGGATCGTTCGCTGCGGCAACATTTGCTACGCCTTGGGCGCGCAAGCGAATCGGACTTCGGGGAGCAGCCTCGAACTCGCGGCCGATTCGCTCCCACTGACTCGTCTTCGAGAAAGGTCCGGGATGCCCAAGCTCTTCGGCGCTGCCCTCCTCGCTCTGGCCCTGGCGGCCGCCACACCGACTTCCGCGACGGCCGCCGCGCCAGTACCGGCGGACGCGCCCACGACGGCCGCGTTCGCGACGGCCACACAGTCCGACCAGATCCCCGGCCGGTACATCGTGACGCTCAAGGACGCCGCCGTGCAGTCCGACACCACGGCCACCGTGAATGCGGCAGTCGCCCAGGCGACCTCCATGGGAGCCACGGTGCGGCACGTCTACCGGCACGCCCTGCACGGCTACTCGGCCGCCATGAGCAAGAGCGCGGCAGCCGCGCTCGCCGACGACCCCCGGGTGCAGTCCGTCCAGCCCGAGCGGAGGGTACGGGCCCTCGCACAGACGGTCCCGACGGGCGTGGACCGGGTGGAGGCCGACCTCAGCCCGACCGCCGCCATCGACGGCAAGGACACCCGGGTCGACGTCGACGTCGCGGTG
This DNA window, taken from Streptomyces sp. SCSIO 30461, encodes the following:
- a CDS encoding carboxyl transferase domain-containing protein; amino-acid sequence: MTDGLTARAAIALVAEEFAEFERSDGPKGSARPEESEASVWSETPQRTGAPAGTAAAQPADGPIGWDGYGASRARAAARSGEQESVVWGVARIGERRAVVVSFEFRFMGGSLGERTGDRLEAAYAHARAERLPLVSLIATGGSRMQEGMIALTQLQRVARAAALTRAAGLPQIAVLRDPTTGGGWATLGAGADVILALPGAQIGFAGSRVRPQGADPSAYTATGQLAAGQIDAIVRREELRETLASWLVLLTGGAGSAPPPADAPAPPLALGSQDPAPTGWGAVQLARSARRPRAQAYLDTHFGSRLDIQGDRCGGTDPGMLCGFGLREGRTVAYAAQAGTATRPAGYRTAARLIRLADRLGIPVLTLVDTPGAANDAEAEREGAGAAIAEAFAAIAEARVPVTTLVIGEGGSGGALALAAPGNTWTTPDGYFSVIAPELAAAILKRGPGEAAATADQLRLRPQDLVELGLVRGIVSSGGGAAKQP
- a CDS encoding DUF6400 family protein, which codes for MDQDPTPDHISFSIDLTFEEARRRAEVVAALGPDWDPMAALRDEEAAYSLLYSGLDAEQQRTYEALVAAGVLPENPRRPGGEPGRAASH
- a CDS encoding acyl-CoA synthetase, with amino-acid sequence MSAVLPAVQVFPALLSEPDRPALRFVDRALTYGELAAAAGALASRVSEVGRVAVWATPTLETAVGVVAAVLAGVPAVPLNPKTGERELAHIVGDSAPALVLAASGDELPSALAGLKRLDVTVDPVGQKPGLPARLPAEPEDPESPALIVYTSGTTGAPKGAVLPRRAITATLDALAEAWAWTADDVLVHGLPLFHVHGLILGILGPLRQGGSVRHLGRFSAEGVARELGTGGTMLFGVPTMYHRLAESLESDPELTKALAGARLLVSGSAALPLYDHERITAGTGRQVVERYGMTETLMNTSVPVGGGTRPGSVGVPLRGVGLRLVEEDGSEITAYDGETVGEIQVRGPNLFTGYLNRPDATAAAFDGEWFRTGDMAARDADGHVRIVGRKATDLIKSGGYKIGAGEIENALLDHPDVREVAVTGEPDPDLGERVVAWVVAADPGRPPSTEALADHVATQLAPHKRPRTVRYLESLPRNDMGKIMKRALTHD